One Romboutsia sp. 13368 genomic window carries:
- the glsA gene encoding glutaminase A produces the protein MNNLLKQVIDENRKYTNYGQVASYIPELKNARRNDLGICIIDKDNNIYTSGNYNTKFTIQSISKPIVLAMALMDNEWTSVFSKVGMEPSGDPFNSIMKLETNDTKKPSNPMINAGAIVTTSLIKGNTLEEKEERMLQFFRRLANNDSIGINYEVYKSEKLTGDRNRAMAYLLKNDGFINGDVEEILDLYFKQCSIEIDCVDLARIGINLAKHGVDIESNERLISEKVSRMVKTFMVTCGMYDASGEFALKVGIPAKSGVGGGIMASVPDVMGIGVYGPALDKKGNSIAGVKVLEDLSEKLDLSIF, from the coding sequence ATGAATAATTTATTAAAACAAGTAATAGATGAAAATAGAAAATATACTAATTATGGTCAAGTAGCTAGTTACATACCAGAATTAAAAAATGCAAGAAGAAATGATTTAGGAATATGTATAATAGATAAAGACAATAACATTTATACAAGTGGAAATTATAATACTAAATTTACAATACAAAGTATATCAAAGCCTATTGTTTTAGCTATGGCTTTAATGGATAATGAGTGGACTAGTGTGTTTTCAAAGGTAGGTATGGAACCAAGTGGAGATCCATTTAACTCAATAATGAAATTAGAAACTAATGATACAAAAAAGCCTTCAAATCCTATGATAAATGCAGGAGCTATAGTTACTACTTCTCTTATAAAGGGGAACACTTTAGAGGAAAAAGAAGAAAGAATGTTACAATTTTTTAGACGTTTAGCTAATAATGATAGTATAGGAATAAATTATGAAGTTTATAAGTCAGAAAAGTTAACTGGTGATAGAAATAGAGCTATGGCATACTTATTAAAGAATGATGGTTTTATAAATGGTGATGTAGAAGAAATATTAGACTTATACTTTAAACAATGTTCAATAGAGATAGATTGTGTAGATTTAGCAAGAATCGGTATAAATCTTGCAAAACATGGCGTAGATATAGAAAGTAATGAAAGATTAATTAGTGAAAAAGTTTCAAGAATGGTGAAAACATTTATGGTTACTTGTGGTATGTATGATGCATCTGGTGAATTTGCATTAAAAGTTGGAATACCTGCAAAATCTGGTGTAGGTGGAGGTATAATGGCATCAGTACCAGATGTAATGGGAATTGGAGTTTATGGACCGGCACTAGATAAAAAGGGAAATAGTATAGCAGGAGTTAAAGTTTTAGAAGACTTATCTGAAAAATTAGACTTGAGTATATTTTAA
- the lepB gene encoding signal peptidase I codes for MSEKLKKELIEWVKVIATALVFAFIITQFIRPTLVRGESMYPTLVENDYLIINRMAYKIGEPKDGDIIVFKTNLLQDDGKPKDLVKRVIATEGQHIKIEDSKVYVDGKLLNEPYIHDNYTSGDIDMIVPEGEVFTMGDNREKSLDSRYEEVGLVNEKDIMGKVMVRLFPFNKIGSVN; via the coding sequence GTGAGTGAAAAGTTAAAAAAGGAGTTAATTGAGTGGGTAAAAGTAATTGCAACAGCTTTAGTATTTGCATTTATAATAACTCAATTTATAAGACCTACTTTAGTTAGAGGGGAATCAATGTATCCAACATTAGTAGAAAATGATTATTTAATAATAAATAGAATGGCTTATAAAATAGGGGAGCCAAAAGATGGTGATATAATTGTATTTAAAACTAATTTACTACAAGATGATGGAAAACCAAAAGATTTAGTGAAGAGAGTTATAGCTACAGAGGGACAACATATAAAAATAGAAGATTCTAAGGTATATGTTGATGGGAAACTTTTAAATGAACCATACATACATGACAATTATACTAGTGGTGATATAGATATGATTGTACCAGAAGGCGAAGTATTTACTATGGGAGACAATAGAGAAAAGAGTTTAGATAGTAGATATGAAGAAGTAGGATTAGTTAATGAAAAAGATATAATGGGTAAGGTTATGGTAAGATTATTCCCATTCAATAAAATAGGTAGTGTAAATTAG
- a CDS encoding deoxyribonuclease IV produces the protein MLVIGPHISISKGFSKAAQTAVNIGANTFQFFSRNPRGGNAKAFEQKDIDKFQQIRKENNFGPLLAHAPYTMNLGGAKDEVYEFGRKVIKEDIERMDSLGIEYMCFHPGSHVGGGIDFGIQRIVDALNETLTGDENITVLLETMSGKGTEIGFTFEQIKRIIDGVNHNEKLGVCLDTCHIFSAGYDIVNDLDGVLEEFDNIIGLDKLKAVHLNDSMMPFGAKKDRHEVIGEGEIGLNAIINFMSHPKLNHLPFFLETPLEDEGHKKEIAMIKDILSNK, from the coding sequence ATGCTTGTAATAGGACCACATATTTCAATATCAAAAGGATTTTCTAAAGCTGCACAAACTGCAGTAAATATAGGTGCAAATACATTTCAATTCTTTAGTAGAAACCCAAGAGGTGGTAATGCCAAAGCTTTTGAACAAAAAGATATAGATAAATTTCAACAAATAAGAAAGGAAAATAACTTTGGACCTCTTTTAGCACATGCACCTTATACTATGAACTTAGGTGGTGCTAAAGATGAAGTATATGAATTTGGTAGAAAAGTAATAAAAGAAGATATAGAAAGAATGGATTCTTTAGGAATAGAGTATATGTGTTTCCATCCTGGTAGCCATGTTGGTGGAGGAATAGACTTTGGAATACAAAGAATAGTTGATGCGCTAAATGAAACATTAACAGGTGACGAAAATATAACAGTATTACTTGAAACTATGTCTGGGAAAGGAACAGAAATAGGTTTTACATTTGAACAGATAAAAAGAATAATAGATGGTGTAAACCATAATGAAAAACTAGGTGTATGTTTAGATACATGCCATATATTCTCAGCAGGATATGATATTGTAAATGATTTAGATGGAGTTTTAGAAGAATTTGATAATATAATAGGATTAGATAAACTTAAAGCAGTACATTTAAATGATAGTATGATGCCTTTTGGAGCTAAAAAAGATAGACATGAAGTAATTGGAGAAGGTGAGATAGGATTAAATGCTATCATAAACTTTATGAGTCATCCTAAATTAAACCATTTACCATTCTTCCTAGAAACACCTTTAGAAGATGAAGGTCACAAAAAAGAAATAGCTATGATAAAGGATATATTATCTAATAAATAG
- a CDS encoding RusA family crossover junction endodeoxyribonuclease has translation MIKLTIPGRPISKSNFKLHNIHGQAWMPSTGKHSKYLAYENMIAGFINQQYTGETIEEDLITILKLYFPNKRMGDLHNYPKSICDGIEKSGIIKNDKQLKPVLLFDFIDKDNPRVEIELYPISEYNVSYVISKK, from the coding sequence TTGATTAAACTAACAATACCAGGTAGACCTATAAGTAAATCAAATTTTAAACTTCACAATATACATGGTCAAGCATGGATGCCATCAACAGGTAAACACTCTAAATATCTAGCATATGAAAATATGATTGCAGGTTTTATAAACCAACAATACACTGGAGAAACAATAGAGGAAGATTTAATAACTATCTTAAAGTTATATTTCCCAAATAAACGTATGGGTGATTTACATAACTATCCTAAAAGTATATGTGATGGCATAGAAAAAAGTGGAATAATAAAAAATGATAAACAACTTAAACCAGTATTATTATTTGACTTTATAGATAAAGATAATCCTAGAGTTGAAATAGAACTTTATCCTATTTCAGAATATAATGTATCTTACGTTATATCTAAAAAGTAA
- a CDS encoding nucleoside kinase codes for MGNIKVCIDNKNREYRLDDKSSGILLESIVEDIESEYKGYITLANINNKLRELSYEVKEECDIKFIDTTNADGSRVYFRTLSFIFIMACDELFNKPKVTIEHSLANGLYSEVYVGNTLQENDIINIKNKMQDIINKNYKIEKISTTKEEAIKIFESNNMYEKAELLRYKEYNDVKIYKCNNNIDHFYGHMLPSTGHIKVFDLKKYRNGVILLGPSESDKKEPAKYIPQPKLANIYKEAENWAKVMEIDKVTTLNKIIQDKKYGEVIRIVEALHEKKLSQIADMIKNKGKRVILIAAPSSSGKTSFAHRLCIHLKVNGLSPVSISLDDYFLNREDTPLDEFGNYDFESIFAIDLERFNSDLKSLLEGKEISLPKFNFKLGKREENYKKLKIKENQPIILEGIHGLNPILTSSIPDEDKFKIYISALTQINLDDYNRIPTTDLRLIRRIVRDYNFRGYSAKHTIMNWNSVRRGEKKNIFPYQEEADIIFNSACVYELAVLKKYAKPLLEEIESSDEAYIEANRLLKFLQYFIELEDTSDIPSTSILREFIGGSKIVD; via the coding sequence ATGGGAAATATAAAAGTATGTATAGATAATAAAAATAGAGAATATAGATTAGATGATAAATCTTCAGGTATATTATTGGAAAGTATAGTAGAAGATATTGAAAGTGAATATAAGGGATATATAACTCTTGCAAATATAAATAATAAGTTAAGAGAATTGAGTTATGAGGTAAAGGAAGAATGTGATATAAAATTTATAGATACAACAAATGCAGATGGCTCGAGAGTATATTTTAGGACTCTATCTTTTATATTTATAATGGCTTGTGACGAACTTTTCAATAAACCAAAAGTTACAATTGAACATTCATTAGCAAATGGACTTTATTCTGAAGTTTATGTAGGAAATACTCTTCAAGAAAATGATATAATAAATATAAAAAATAAAATGCAAGATATAATAAATAAAAACTATAAAATAGAAAAGATATCTACAACTAAAGAAGAAGCTATTAAGATATTTGAAAGTAATAATATGTATGAAAAAGCGGAATTATTGAGATATAAAGAGTATAATGATGTAAAGATATATAAATGTAATAATAATATAGATCATTTTTACGGTCATATGTTACCTTCAACAGGACATATAAAAGTTTTTGATTTGAAGAAATATAGAAATGGAGTAATATTATTAGGTCCAAGTGAAAGTGATAAAAAAGAGCCAGCAAAATATATACCACAACCTAAATTAGCTAATATATATAAAGAAGCTGAAAATTGGGCTAAGGTTATGGAAATAGATAAAGTTACTACTTTAAATAAAATAATACAAGATAAGAAATATGGTGAAGTTATAAGAATAGTTGAAGCTTTACATGAAAAGAAATTATCTCAAATAGCTGACATGATAAAGAACAAAGGTAAAAGAGTTATACTTATAGCTGCGCCATCTTCGTCAGGGAAAACTAGCTTTGCTCATAGATTGTGTATACATCTTAAAGTTAATGGATTAAGTCCTGTTTCTATATCTTTAGATGATTACTTTTTAAATAGAGAAGATACTCCATTAGATGAATTTGGAAATTATGATTTTGAATCAATATTTGCAATTGATTTAGAAAGATTTAATTCAGACTTAAAAAGTTTATTAGAAGGTAAAGAAATAAGTTTACCTAAGTTTAACTTTAAGCTAGGAAAAAGAGAAGAAAATTATAAAAAATTAAAGATAAAAGAAAATCAACCAATAATACTAGAGGGTATACATGGTCTGAACCCTATATTAACATCTTCTATACCAGATGAAGATAAATTTAAGATATATATTAGTGCTTTAACTCAAATAAACTTAGATGATTATAATAGAATACCAACTACAGATTTAAGACTTATAAGAAGAATTGTAAGAGATTATAATTTTAGAGGATACAGTGCTAAGCATACGATTATGAATTGGAATTCTGTAAGAAGAGGGGAAAAGAAAAATATATTCCCATATCAAGAAGAAGCTGATATAATATTTAACTCAGCCTGTGTCTACGAGTTAGCAGTATTAAAAAAATATGCAAAACCATTACTAGAAGAAATAGAAAGTAGTGATGAGGCATATATAGAAGCTAATAGGCTTCTTAAATTCTTACAATATTTTATTGAATTAGAAGATACATCGGATATACCTTCTACATCTATATTAAGAGAGTTTATAGGTGGAAGTAAAATAGTAGATTAA
- a CDS encoding aldo/keto reductase — protein MKLLGKTNMDINRVGFGGIPIQRITQEETNKVVDELVNNNVNFIDTARAYTISEEYIGNAIEGRREKFFIATKSMSRDYESMKEDIEISLKNLKTDYIDLYQLHNVKLEEYKTIFEDNKAYKALVDAQKEGKIKYIGITSHSLETIEKAIEDEKFSTIQFPYNIIEDQADEAFKKANEKGIGTIVMKPLAGGAIDDAKLAIKYILSKXYIDVVIPGMENIDQVKENVSVLEDINITKEDEEKILEIRNYMGNKFCRRCEYCMPCPLNINIPQNFLLEGYYTRYNLKQWAKDRYSSLEVKASECVECGLCETKCPYELPIRDMLKNVASKLD, from the coding sequence ATGAAGTTATTAGGTAAAACTAATATGGATATAAATAGGGTAGGATTTGGTGGTATACCTATTCAAAGAATAACACAAGAAGAAACTAATAAAGTTGTTGACGAACTAGTAAATAATAATGTTAACTTTATAGATACAGCTAGAGCATATACTATAAGCGAAGAATATATAGGAAATGCAATTGAAGGAAGAAGAGAAAAGTTTTTTATTGCAACTAAAAGTATGTCTAGAGATTATGAATCAATGAAGGAAGATATAGAAATAAGTCTTAAGAATTTAAAGACAGATTATATTGATTTATACCAATTACATAATGTTAAGTTAGAAGAATATAAAACTATATTTGAAGATAATAAGGCATATAAAGCATTAGTAGATGCTCAAAAAGAGGGAAAAATAAAGTATATAGGAATAACTAGCCATAGTTTAGAAACTATAGAAAAGGCTATAGAAGATGAGAAATTTTCGACTATACAATTTCCTTATAATATAATTGAAGATCAAGCAGATGAAGCATTTAAAAAAGCTAATGAAAAAGGTATAGGTACTATAGTAATGAAACCATTAGCAGGTGGAGCAATAGATGATGCAAAGTTAGCTATAAAGTATATTCTATCAAAGGAKTATATAGATGTAGTAATACCTGGTATGGAAAATATAGATCAGGTTAAAGAAAATGTGTCAGTACTTGAAGATATCAATATAACAAAAGAAGATGAAGAAAAAATACTAGAGATAAGAAATTATATGGGAAATAAATTCTGTAGAAGATGTGAATATTGTATGCCATGCCCATTAAATATAAATATACCTCAAAACTTCTTATTAGAAGGATATTATACAAGGTATAATCTAAAACAGTGGGCAAAAGATAGATACTCGTCATTAGAAGTAAAAGCAAGTGAATGTGTAGAATGTGGATTATGTGAAACTAAATGTCCATATGAACTTCCTATAAGAGATATGTTAAAAAATGTAGCATCTAAACTTGATTAG
- a CDS encoding sugar phosphate isomerase/epimerase family protein, with translation MRLGISALLYNLDDALELCRQIKDINHIEIGLDNLDECIILQKYKGEFKRLGLSIGIHLPMELNSCENIKYIQKSWINFIRIMEENLSEFNIKYFNMHLGYVISERLNKNRIKYLDNSVEFLKKLLEEVNTKISIENTYSKDGDFSNIGYIYKDFEYIFNKIDNEKLCFCYDTGHCLINNSDYIGNLNDKLMVAHLSDNDGINDSHLGIGRGILKETEIQKLMNTNLKYLVLEINYNHIKETLGILSKIKRGV, from the coding sequence ATGAGATTAGGTATATCTGCACTTTTATATAATTTGGATGATGCATTAGAATTATGTAGACAAATTAAGGATATTAATCATATAGAAATTGGACTAGACAATTTAGATGAATGTATAATATTACAAAAATATAAAGGTGAATTTAAAAGATTAGGATTATCGATAGGTATACATCTTCCAATGGAACTTAATTCATGTGAAAATATAAAATATATACAAAAATCATGGATAAATTTTATAAGAATTATGGAAGAAAATTTAAGTGAATTTAATATAAAGTACTTTAATATGCATCTAGGATATGTAATATCTGAAAGGTTAAATAAAAATAGAATAAAGTACTTAGATAATAGTGTAGAGTTTTTAAAAAAATTACTAGAAGAAGTTAATACTAAAATTTCGATTGAAAATACATATTCTAAAGATGGAGATTTTTCGAATATTGGATATATATATAAGGATTTTGAATATATATTTAATAAGATTGACAATGAAAAACTATGTTTTTGCTATGATACAGGACATTGTTTAATAAATAATAGTGATTATATAGGAAATCTAAATGATAAATTAATGGTTGCTCACTTAAGTGATAATGATGGTATTAATGATAGTCACTTAGGTATAGGGAGAGGAATCTTAAAAGAAACTGAAATACAAAAATTGATGAATACTAATTTAAAGTATTTAGTACTAGAAATTAATTATAATCATATAAAAGAGACTTTGGGGATTTTAAGTAAAATAAAAAGAGGGGTATAA
- a CDS encoding winged helix-turn-helix domain-containing protein: MKEVLILRDLECIKAIAHPRRIDILKAFNNAPLSAKQLSQMLDEPHAKINYHIKTLYKVGILDLVEEKIKSGIVEKYYYPMAKNILVDKNVINISLKEENEEKYISKIDDIIDLFYKAVKNQVLEEENINNYNDICLNNDELIELNNTIKYKIEELIEKRNKEEESKKYNIIIASIPV; the protein is encoded by the coding sequence ATGAAAGAAGTACTTATACTTAGAGATTTAGAGTGCATAAAAGCTATTGCACATCCACGAAGAATAGATATTTTAAAAGCATTTAATAATGCACCACTATCAGCTAAACAGTTATCTCAAATGCTTGATGAACCTCATGCAAAAATAAACTATCATATAAAAACACTTTATAAAGTGGGAATTTTAGACTTAGTAGAAGAAAAGATTAAATCAGGAATTGTAGAAAAATACTATTATCCAATGGCAAAAAATATACTTGTAGATAAAAATGTAATAAATATTTCGTTAAAAGAAGAAAATGAAGAAAAATATATATCAAAAATTGATGATATAATAGATTTATTTTATAAAGCAGTAAAAAATCAAGTATTAGAAGAAGAAAATATAAATAATTATAATGATATATGTCTTAATAATGATGAACTTATAGAGCTTAATAATACTATAAAATATAAAATAGAAGAGCTTATAGAAAAACGAAACAAAGAAGAGGAAAGCAAAAAATATAATATAATTATAGCCTCAATACCAGTATAA